GGAATTGGCAGTTGGCAGATGGCAGATGGCAGTTGGCAGATAGCGGATGGCAGTTGGCAGTCACCCTGTCACCTTGTCACCTTGTCACCTTGTCACCCTGTCACCTTGTCACCCAAAGGAGCGACGCTTGGCCGAACTCTTGGCCGACCTGTCCCTATCTACGATCGAAGGGAGCCGGATAAACTTGTGGAGTTCGCGGCCACCGCTTTCGACGCGGATCTCTGGATTGTGGAGCACTATGCAGAGACGAGAGGCTGCAAAAGACAGGCAAACGAGAAACTTATGTTAAAATAGACAGGAGGAGCCGCTATCGATCATGCCAACAATTTCAATGTTTTACGGTATCATCGTCCGCATGTATTATGCGCCAGGCGAACATCCGCCCCCGCACTTCCATGTATACTATGGTGAGCACAGAGCCACTGTAGACATTCGCTCCTGTGACGTGATCGAGGGGAATTT
This portion of the Gammaproteobacteria bacterium genome encodes:
- a CDS encoding DUF4160 domain-containing protein produces the protein MPTISMFYGIIVRMYYAPGEHPPPHFHVYYGEHRATVDIRSCDVIEGNLPKRQTKLVLAWAELHQDELMANWNLVMNGEEPFRIRPLR